In Flavobacterium sp., a single window of DNA contains:
- a CDS encoding sugar O-acetyltransferase gives MKTEKEKMISGEYYNAFDPELVKGRRTAKNLLHSLNVKEYRVTKKAKEILKELIPNAGAGFYIEPPFHCDYGYNIFCGENVYFNVNCVVLDCAPVNIGSNVFIAPNVQIYTASHPLDAELRKTLENAYPVTIGDDCWIGGNSVICPGVTIGKGCVIGAGSVVTKDIPDNSLAVGNPAKVIRKLNQESESK, from the coding sequence ATGAAAACAGAAAAAGAAAAAATGATTTCGGGCGAATACTATAACGCTTTTGATCCGGAATTAGTAAAAGGCCGTCGAACTGCAAAAAATCTTCTGCATAGTTTAAATGTAAAAGAATATAGAGTTACCAAAAAAGCAAAAGAAATTTTAAAAGAACTGATTCCCAATGCAGGAGCTGGCTTTTATATCGAACCGCCTTTTCATTGTGATTACGGCTATAATATTTTCTGCGGAGAAAACGTTTATTTTAATGTGAATTGCGTTGTTCTGGATTGCGCTCCGGTGAATATTGGCTCTAATGTATTTATTGCGCCAAATGTTCAAATTTATACAGCATCACATCCGCTTGACGCTGAATTACGAAAAACACTGGAAAATGCTTATCCCGTAACAATTGGAGACGATTGCTGGATTGGCGGAAATTCTGTTATATGTCCTGGCGTTACAATTGGAAAAGGCTGCGTTATTGGCGCGGGATCTGTTGTTACAAAAGATATTCCTGATAATTCATTGGCAGTAGGAAATCCGGCAAAAGTAATCCGAAAATTAAATCAAGAATCTGAATCAAAATAA
- a CDS encoding TetR/AcrR family transcriptional regulator — MARTKEFNEDKALDKAIEIFWHKGYNGTSAQDLVTHLGLSRSSLYDTFGDKQKLFAKALKKYHEENYVKIKEILEASVNIKETLSVIFKLAIVESLEDRITKGCFMVNSSVELAMHDEEIAKIVTMNSQLMEEVFTNAVKKGQEAGHISKKLEAKVLARFIFNNYSGIRVLARTGERNKQVYDDIVKAVFSVL, encoded by the coding sequence ATGGCTAGAACGAAAGAATTTAATGAGGATAAGGCTTTAGATAAAGCTATTGAAATTTTTTGGCACAAAGGCTATAACGGAACATCGGCCCAGGATTTGGTAACACACTTAGGTTTAAGTCGTTCGAGTTTATATGATACTTTTGGCGATAAGCAAAAATTGTTTGCGAAAGCTTTAAAAAAATATCATGAAGAGAATTATGTCAAGATTAAAGAAATTCTGGAAGCTTCTGTGAATATAAAAGAAACACTTTCAGTTATTTTTAAATTGGCCATCGTAGAAAGTCTTGAAGACCGAATTACAAAAGGCTGTTTTATGGTGAATTCTTCTGTAGAATTGGCTATGCACGATGAAGAAATTGCCAAAATTGTAACAATGAACAGTCAGCTTATGGAAGAAGTCTTTACCAATGCAGTAAAAAAAGGGCAGGAGGCAGGACATATTTCAAAAAAACTGGAAGCAAAAGTTTTGGCTCGATTTATTTTTAATAATTATTCAGGAATCAGAGTTTTAGCTCGTACAGGAGAAAGAAACAAACAAGTTTACGATGATATTGTAAAAGCGGTATTTTCTGTTTTGTAA
- a CDS encoding HPP family protein, which produces MPTPKIKRSYRKTRYILYKETLIDYKEHFWSFLGSFVGIGFLAYIQSIQFSGSDAVYLIGSFGASSVLVYGIIQSPFSQPRNLVGGHVISAIVGVTVHKLVPDIMYIAAPLAVSIAIILMQITKTLHPPGGATALIAVIGTEKVKALGYMYVLSPVLTGVLILLFTALIFNNLTSSRSYPSHSTYHKHYHKIRKRLTGK; this is translated from the coding sequence ATGCCAACGCCTAAAATAAAAAGAAGCTATCGCAAAACACGTTATATTCTTTATAAAGAAACTTTAATCGATTATAAAGAGCACTTTTGGTCATTTTTAGGATCATTTGTCGGAATTGGTTTTTTAGCTTATATCCAATCTATTCAGTTTTCTGGAAGCGACGCTGTATATTTAATTGGTTCTTTTGGAGCTTCCAGCGTTCTGGTTTACGGAATTATTCAGAGTCCATTTTCTCAGCCTAGAAATCTGGTTGGCGGACACGTGATTTCTGCCATAGTTGGTGTTACGGTTCATAAACTTGTTCCGGATATTATGTACATCGCGGCGCCATTGGCCGTGTCTATTGCCATTATTTTAATGCAGATTACCAAAACACTTCATCCACCGGGAGGTGCAACCGCTCTAATTGCCGTTATTGGAACTGAAAAAGTAAAAGCTCTTGGTTATATGTACGTACTTTCGCCAGTATTAACTGGAGTTTTGATTCTGCTTTTTACGGCTTTAATTTTTAATAATTTGACTTCCAGCAGAAGTTATCCGAGCCACAGTACTTACCACAAACATTATCATAAAATTAGAAAAAGATTGACTGGCAAATAA
- a CDS encoding SDR family oxidoreductase, whose product MKNLENKVAIVTGGNSGIGYAAAAELVSKGAKVIVTGRNKEALVKAENELNVTGIAADQSDLKSIDNLVEEVKAKFGKIDIVFLNAGVASFAPVELAPEEHYDTIMNVNTKGVYFTVQKLLPILNDGASIIFNTSVNAQLGMPNSSVYAASKAAVLSFNKVFAVELAPRKIRVNAVSPGPVETPLYGKLGLQKEEVEGFGAVLGEKILLKRFAQSEEIAKTVGFLASDDSSFITGTEIVVDGGLTVNAVV is encoded by the coding sequence ATGAAAAATTTAGAAAACAAAGTAGCTATAGTAACAGGTGGAAATAGCGGAATTGGATACGCAGCAGCAGCTGAATTAGTATCAAAAGGTGCAAAAGTAATTGTAACAGGAAGAAATAAAGAAGCTTTAGTAAAAGCCGAAAATGAACTAAACGTTACAGGAATCGCTGCTGATCAATCTGATTTAAAATCAATTGATAATTTAGTTGAAGAAGTAAAAGCAAAATTTGGAAAAATTGATATCGTATTTTTAAATGCTGGTGTTGCATCTTTTGCTCCCGTTGAATTAGCTCCGGAAGAACATTATGATACTATTATGAATGTGAATACAAAAGGAGTTTATTTTACAGTTCAAAAATTATTACCAATTTTAAACGACGGAGCTTCTATTATTTTTAATACTTCTGTAAATGCTCAGTTAGGGATGCCAAATTCAAGTGTTTATGCAGCAAGTAAAGCAGCAGTTTTATCTTTCAATAAAGTATTTGCAGTAGAATTAGCTCCTAGAAAAATCAGAGTAAATGCGGTTTCTCCTGGTCCGGTTGAAACTCCGTTGTATGGAAAATTAGGTCTTCAAAAAGAAGAAGTAGAAGGTTTTGGTGCTGTTCTTGGCGAAAAAATCCTGTTGAAACGTTTTGCTCAATCTGAAGAAATTGCAAAAACTGTTGGCTTTTTAGCTTCTGATGATTCATCATTTATTACAGGAACTGAAATTGTGGTTGACGGTGGACTTACTGTAAACGCTGTAGTATAA
- a CDS encoding VOC family protein codes for MLTLNKVHHIAILCSDYQKSKTFYTEILGLTIIREIYREERQSYKLDLALNGIYVVELFSFPDPPKRPSRPEAVGLRHLAFEVINLNETVAFLTSKNIESEPIRIDETTEKRFTFISDPDLLPIEFYER; via the coding sequence ATGCTTACCTTAAATAAAGTTCACCATATTGCCATTTTATGCTCTGATTATCAAAAATCTAAAACTTTTTATACCGAAATTTTAGGTTTAACAATTATTCGTGAAATCTATAGAGAAGAACGTCAGTCTTATAAACTAGATTTGGCTTTAAATGGAATTTATGTGGTTGAATTATTCTCTTTTCCAGATCCGCCAAAAAGACCTTCACGACCGGAAGCCGTTGGATTGCGTCATTTGGCATTTGAAGTAATTAATTTAAATGAAACTGTTGCTTTTTTAACTTCAAAAAATATAGAATCTGAACCTATAAGAATTGACGAAACAACTGAAAAGCGTTTTACATTTATTTCTGATCCTGATTTACTGCCGATTGAGTTTTATGAGAGATAA
- a CDS encoding Pycsar system effector family protein, which produces MNLIEQSEDFVSNLLKDKLSNLYSYHNFNHTFTVVTAVKELCKKEDVSGDDKEALLVAAWFHDTGYVEGYENHESKSVKIATDFLKEKGKSEKFIELVSSLILATAKEYLPKTHLEKIIKDADYAHLMGNEYVTTCELLRLELKNTGLANFSNEEWTKENLNFLLNKHRFYTDHALKKWQPLKEKNLLLIQKKINKQELKAAEALEKENKKNEKIEKPDRGVDTLFRVTLGNHTRLSGIADSKANILLSVNAIIISIALSTIIPKLDSPKNAHLVIPTFIMLMSSVTTIIFAILSTRPKVTSGVFTREDIENKKINLLFFGNFYKMPLEEYDWAMNEMMKDRDYLYSNMIKDLYYLGLVLQRKYNLLRIAYNLFMVGIIITVVSFIIAFRSI; this is translated from the coding sequence ATGAATCTAATAGAACAATCCGAAGATTTCGTCAGTAATTTACTCAAAGATAAACTTTCTAATTTATATTCTTACCATAATTTTAACCATACTTTCACAGTAGTTACTGCGGTAAAAGAACTATGTAAAAAAGAAGACGTTAGTGGTGATGATAAAGAGGCACTTTTGGTCGCTGCATGGTTTCATGATACTGGGTATGTTGAGGGTTATGAAAACCATGAAAGTAAAAGTGTAAAAATTGCGACTGATTTTTTAAAAGAAAAAGGAAAATCGGAGAAATTTATCGAATTGGTTTCCAGTTTGATTTTAGCTACAGCAAAAGAATATCTCCCAAAAACACATTTAGAAAAAATCATTAAAGATGCAGATTACGCACATTTAATGGGAAATGAATATGTTACCACCTGCGAATTACTGCGCCTTGAATTAAAAAATACCGGACTTGCGAATTTCTCTAATGAAGAATGGACAAAAGAGAACCTGAATTTTTTATTGAATAAACATCGATTTTATACCGATCATGCCTTAAAAAAATGGCAGCCTTTAAAAGAAAAGAACCTTCTTTTGATTCAGAAAAAGATAAATAAACAAGAATTAAAAGCTGCAGAAGCTTTAGAAAAAGAAAATAAGAAAAACGAAAAAATCGAAAAACCAGACCGCGGCGTTGATACTTTATTTCGTGTTACACTCGGAAATCATACGCGTTTAAGCGGTATTGCCGATAGTAAAGCCAATATTTTATTATCTGTAAATGCGATTATTATTTCGATTGCACTTTCGACGATTATTCCAAAATTAGACAGTCCTAAAAACGCTCATTTAGTTATACCAACCTTCATCATGCTGATGTCGAGCGTAACTACTATAATTTTTGCCATTCTTTCGACACGACCAAAAGTTACTTCTGGAGTTTTTACCAGAGAAGATATCGAGAACAAAAAAATTAATTTATTGTTCTTTGGAAATTTCTATAAAATGCCTCTTGAAGAATACGACTGGGCAATGAACGAAATGATGAAAGACCGCGATTACCTGTATTCGAACATGATTAAAGATTTATACTATTTGGGATTGGTTTTACAGCGAAAATATAATTTGCTTAGAATTGCGTACAATCTTTTTATGGTTGGGATTATTATTACCGTTGTTTCGTTTATAATTGCTTTTAGGTCAATTTAA
- a CDS encoding GAF domain-containing protein: MDRLLPSESPFETIISFHKLIESFEQIALSDVDYRSNYAKAILKEIEAFPEFRTGIRDYSTIKNNEVLIKNIAADLFPTALTHNEIKAITIPFQNISFNYTERFKKILKNAGDEFYMEIRDFDDHQFYINNCCLILSAYYHQNIDFSKPFFYDIPDEEGVERHYRIMYNADFMEITPTDKSVELTQDDIDQLIDNYNDIDLWKSKFPPQSWILKGFGIVSLFDATTESAISTLKSNLLKPDKESVASTEIIENIFRSIFKIPSLKVGFIIYNPEEEKFMRPIKFDSQMQSFLLSSTQEVDCKNAFFGCSFENLLDNKEPFVISNVKKFIEESPNKILGEHLLKQGIQSCVFAPVIKDDHLLGVVELVSENARDLNSVNATKLELVLPYLTDTIDRYNTDMQHQIEAIIQREYTTIHPSVYWKFRKESQNYFQNINHTKDYIFKEIVFKNVFPLYGQIDIKGSSEHRNETVKIDLKNQLSALLEIFDNQDQNSNLVLLEQRKFELESLRSELDFPLKADMEQHIQRYIEEEIHPILKNTKNNSKTEKLEELYFESLDEKTGMFYQERKKFDNAMSIINKKLASVLDKKQIDAQQIYPHYYERFKTDGVEHNLYIGASISPTKPFDIMYLHNLRLWQLQTLCEMELEHHQLKESLPYELDVTSLILVFSSPLSIRFRMDEKRFDVDGTYNARYEVVKKRIDKSHIKGTNERITEKEKITIVYSQNSEEAEYLKYIKYLQHKKVLEPSIEQFEVEDLQGVSGLKAIRVKVINNVNNSKIKKITYQDLLDELN, translated from the coding sequence ATGGATCGTCTCTTACCAAGCGAAAGTCCTTTCGAAACGATAATCTCATTTCATAAACTAATTGAATCTTTTGAGCAGATTGCTTTATCAGATGTTGATTACCGATCTAATTACGCTAAAGCAATTTTGAAAGAAATTGAAGCTTTTCCTGAATTTAGAACCGGAATTCGCGATTACAGTACAATTAAAAATAACGAAGTATTAATTAAAAATATCGCTGCCGATTTATTTCCTACGGCACTGACTCATAACGAAATAAAAGCTATAACAATCCCATTTCAAAACATATCTTTTAATTACACCGAACGTTTTAAAAAGATATTAAAAAATGCCGGGGATGAATTTTATATGGAAATTCGGGATTTTGATGATCATCAATTCTATATAAATAACTGCTGTTTAATCTTGAGTGCTTATTATCATCAGAACATTGATTTCAGCAAACCTTTTTTCTACGATATTCCGGATGAAGAAGGTGTCGAAAGACATTATCGTATTATGTATAATGCTGATTTCATGGAAATAACGCCAACAGATAAATCTGTAGAACTTACTCAGGATGATATCGATCAATTAATCGATAATTATAATGATATCGATTTATGGAAATCAAAGTTTCCGCCGCAAAGCTGGATTTTAAAAGGTTTTGGAATTGTTTCTTTATTTGATGCCACTACAGAAAGTGCTATTTCTACTTTAAAAAGTAATCTTTTAAAACCGGATAAGGAAAGTGTAGCTTCTACAGAAATTATAGAAAACATCTTTAGATCGATATTTAAAATTCCGAGCTTAAAAGTTGGTTTTATTATCTATAATCCTGAGGAAGAAAAATTTATGAGACCTATTAAATTTGATAGTCAAATGCAGAGTTTTTTACTTTCTTCTACTCAGGAAGTCGATTGCAAAAATGCTTTTTTCGGCTGTTCTTTTGAAAATCTTCTGGATAACAAAGAACCTTTTGTGATTTCAAATGTTAAAAAATTCATCGAAGAATCTCCAAATAAAATATTGGGAGAGCATTTATTGAAACAAGGAATTCAAAGCTGTGTTTTTGCTCCTGTTATCAAAGATGATCATTTATTAGGTGTTGTAGAACTTGTTTCTGAAAATGCAAGAGATTTAAATAGTGTTAATGCTACTAAACTAGAACTTGTTCTTCCGTATTTAACCGATACTATCGATCGATACAATACGGATATGCAGCATCAGATTGAGGCCATTATTCAGCGTGAATATACTACCATTCACCCAAGTGTTTATTGGAAATTTAGAAAAGAATCTCAAAATTACTTTCAGAATATCAATCATACAAAAGATTATATTTTTAAAGAAATTGTATTTAAAAATGTGTTTCCGTTATACGGACAAATCGATATTAAAGGTTCTTCTGAACATAGAAATGAAACCGTTAAGATTGATTTGAAAAATCAGCTTTCGGCTCTATTGGAAATTTTCGACAATCAGGATCAAAATTCAAATTTAGTGCTTCTTGAACAAAGAAAATTTGAATTGGAATCGCTTAGAAGTGAATTAGATTTTCCTTTGAAAGCAGATATGGAGCAACATATTCAGCGTTATATTGAAGAAGAAATTCATCCGATTCTGAAAAATACTAAAAACAATTCTAAAACTGAGAAACTGGAAGAACTTTACTTTGAAAGTCTGGATGAAAAAACAGGCATGTTTTATCAGGAAAGAAAGAAATTTGATAACGCTATGTCGATTATCAATAAAAAATTAGCTTCGGTTCTGGACAAAAAACAAATTGATGCACAGCAGATTTATCCGCATTATTACGAACGTTTTAAAACGGATGGTGTTGAGCATAATTTATATATTGGAGCATCGATTTCGCCAACAAAACCGTTTGATATTATGTATCTACATAATTTACGTTTGTGGCAATTGCAGACTTTATGCGAAATGGAATTAGAACATCATCAGCTTAAAGAATCGCTTCCTTATGAATTGGATGTTACATCACTGATTTTGGTTTTCAGTTCGCCGCTTTCTATTCGCTTTAGAATGGATGAAAAACGTTTTGATGTTGACGGAACGTATAATGCACGATATGAAGTGGTTAAAAAACGAATTGATAAGTCGCACATTAAAGGAACAAACGAGCGTATTACGGAAAAAGAGAAAATTACGATCGTATATTCTCAAAACAGTGAAGAAGCTGAATATTTAAAATACATTAAATATTTACAACACAAAAAAGTGCTTGAACCTTCTATAGAACAATTTGAAGTCGAAGATCTTCAAGGTGTTTCTGGTTTAAAAGCGATTCGTGTAAAAGTGATTAACAATGTAAATAATTCGAAAATAAAGAAAATTACGTATCAGGATTTATTAGATGAGCTTAACTAA
- a CDS encoding nucleoid-associated protein, producing the protein MINLFNTHIESLSIHRVGNKSRNEAIFLSEQPFNLNDEIVPLIKEFFFKPFREKEENYYQFAHEVDLDYNDMFKYATEIFANPTSVHEVSKNITKHLFEQSNHPHIKNGEVYVTYLTNLSIDNNVVDAIGIFKSELQSDFLQFEEKESNLEMILQQGINLSKLDKGCLIFNYKKEEGYKILTVDSNRYDARYWLEHFLSVDAFEDENFITKKYLKFCQNFAKDVVLPAEDKKEEVMFMNRSVNYFAKNDQFEEQNFLNEVLDNPDLIPEFKNYKVDKGEKYSIEDVTSFPIANAAVSDARKSIKNVINLDTHIQIKMDFINPESAEKFVEKGWDEEKQMYYYLVYFNKEEKS; encoded by the coding sequence ATGATAAACTTATTCAATACCCACATCGAATCACTTTCGATACACCGCGTAGGAAACAAAAGCCGTAACGAAGCGATTTTTTTATCAGAGCAGCCGTTTAATCTTAACGATGAGATTGTTCCTTTGATTAAAGAATTCTTTTTTAAGCCCTTTAGAGAAAAAGAAGAAAACTATTATCAGTTTGCACACGAAGTAGACTTGGACTACAACGACATGTTTAAATACGCAACTGAGATCTTTGCAAATCCTACAAGTGTTCATGAGGTTTCTAAAAATATTACAAAGCATTTATTTGAGCAGTCAAATCATCCGCATATTAAAAACGGAGAGGTATATGTTACCTATTTGACTAACTTAAGTATTGATAATAATGTAGTAGACGCAATCGGGATTTTTAAAAGCGAATTGCAGTCTGACTTTTTACAGTTTGAAGAAAAAGAAAGCAATCTTGAAATGATTCTACAGCAAGGAATCAACCTTAGTAAATTAGATAAAGGATGTTTGATTTTTAACTATAAAAAAGAAGAAGGCTACAAAATCCTGACTGTAGACAGCAACCGTTATGACGCGCGTTACTGGTTAGAGCACTTTTTATCTGTAGACGCTTTTGAAGATGAAAACTTCATCACTAAAAAATATTTAAAATTCTGCCAGAACTTTGCAAAAGACGTGGTTTTACCAGCAGAAGACAAAAAAGAGGAAGTAATGTTTATGAACCGATCTGTGAATTATTTCGCTAAAAATGATCAGTTTGAAGAACAGAATTTCCTAAATGAAGTATTAGATAATCCAGACTTGATTCCTGAATTCAAAAATTATAAAGTTGATAAAGGAGAAAAATACAGCATCGAAGATGTAACCTCATTCCCAATTGCTAATGCAGCAGTTTCTGACGCCAGAAAATCGATCAAAAACGTAATTAACCTGGATACTCACATTCAGATTAAAATGGATTTTATCAATCCGGAAAGTGCAGAAAAATTTGTTGAAAAAGGCTGGGATGAAGAAAAACAAATGTATTACTACTTAGTTTACTTCAATAAAGAAGAAAAAAGCTAA
- a CDS encoding chloride channel protein has translation MNKTAQIKKNHQFIKFRKLVIVSILIGFLSAFLGISLKKITEYYEEIFFHEVSVNPIYYIIFPVFGLSVIYFLRQYLFKKKENKGIKEVFESTKTSKNLPSYKIPSHFINGLLTVVFGGSTGIEVSTVVATATIGSVAHEKENVFRQYKTELICAGVAAGVTALFSSPIAGILFALEVISRKVTRAFVISNIIAVSIAFGLLTILKEEPLFAVSITTWHLKAIPYFILLGILAGMNSVYLTKCVLFFKSQFGKIDTHYYKIIIGSAVLSISLFFFPQLYGEGYHAIKGIFENAGEIPLTITLALTFIGILILKPIVTSITLASGGDGGVFAPSLFIGAFLGLLLASVLNSFFHVNVIPVNFMIIGMAAVLSASIHAPFTAIFLVCGLTNDYTLFLPILVVCLISKYTAKTIYPYTVYSYAPSLTK, from the coding sequence ATGAATAAAACGGCGCAAATCAAAAAAAATCATCAATTTATTAAATTCCGAAAATTAGTTATTGTTTCTATTTTAATTGGCTTTCTTTCTGCTTTCCTCGGAATTTCACTCAAAAAAATAACCGAATATTACGAAGAAATCTTCTTTCATGAAGTTTCGGTAAACCCTATATATTATATCATTTTTCCAGTTTTTGGATTATCTGTAATTTATTTTCTTAGACAATATCTTTTTAAGAAAAAAGAAAACAAAGGAATCAAAGAAGTTTTTGAAAGTACCAAAACCTCAAAAAATCTTCCTTCATATAAAATTCCATCACACTTTATAAACGGATTACTTACTGTTGTTTTTGGAGGTTCAACCGGAATCGAAGTTTCTACCGTAGTTGCAACGGCTACAATTGGTTCTGTTGCTCATGAAAAAGAAAATGTTTTCCGTCAATACAAAACCGAATTAATCTGCGCAGGTGTTGCAGCCGGAGTTACAGCGCTTTTCAGCAGTCCGATTGCGGGAATTTTATTCGCCCTTGAAGTTATTTCGAGAAAAGTCACAAGGGCTTTTGTTATTTCTAATATTATTGCGGTTTCCATTGCTTTTGGTTTATTAACTATTTTAAAAGAAGAACCTTTATTTGCCGTTTCTATCACGACATGGCATCTTAAAGCAATTCCGTATTTTATTCTTTTGGGAATTTTAGCCGGAATGAATTCGGTTTACTTAACCAAATGTGTTTTATTTTTCAAATCTCAATTCGGAAAAATCGATACACATTATTATAAAATCATTATCGGTTCTGCAGTTTTGAGTATTTCATTATTCTTTTTCCCTCAATTATATGGCGAAGGTTATCATGCCATAAAAGGGATTTTTGAAAATGCTGGAGAAATTCCATTAACGATAACTTTAGCTCTAACCTTTATTGGAATCTTAATTCTAAAACCAATTGTAACCTCCATAACATTAGCTTCTGGCGGCGACGGCGGTGTTTTTGCTCCTAGTCTTTTTATTGGTGCTTTCTTAGGATTATTATTGGCATCGGTTTTAAACAGTTTTTTCCATGTAAATGTAATTCCGGTTAACTTTATGATTATCGGAATGGCAGCGGTTTTAAGCGCCAGCATTCACGCTCCATTTACAGCGATCTTTTTAGTATGCGGATTAACAAATGATTACACTTTATTTTTGCCAATTTTGGTTGTTTGTCTGATTTCAAAATACACGGCCAAAACAATTTATCCATATACCGTATATAGTTACGCCCCAAGCTTGACGAAATAA
- a CDS encoding four helix bundle protein, translated as MSNFRTLLVWQKSMALITKIYSLTNKFPKEEVFGLTSQIRRSSISIPSNIAEGYGRESDKELLRFLSISIGSLFEMQTQLEIAKNISYLKEDDFNKLYEDSREVERMLVSFIKKIKDRN; from the coding sequence ATGAGCAATTTTAGAACTTTATTAGTTTGGCAGAAATCAATGGCCTTGATTACCAAAATTTATTCCTTAACAAACAAATTTCCCAAAGAAGAAGTCTTCGGATTAACTTCACAAATTAGACGTAGCTCGATTTCTATTCCCAGCAATATTGCAGAAGGATATGGAAGAGAAAGTGATAAAGAACTTTTACGCTTTTTAAGTATTTCTATCGGTTCTCTATTTGAAATGCAGACGCAATTAGAGATCGCAAAAAATATATCTTATTTAAAAGAAGACGATTTTAACAAACTATACGAGGATAGTCGAGAGGTGGAAAGAATGTTAGTTTCTTTTATAAAAAAAATAAAAGATAGAAACTAA